The Streptococcus toyakuensis genome has a window encoding:
- the sufU gene encoding Fe-S cluster assembly sulfur transfer protein SufU — MALSKLDSLYMAVVADHSKNPHHQGKLEDAEQISLNNPTCGDVINLSVKFDAEGRLEDIAFLNSGCTISTASASMMTDAVLGKTKQEILELATIFSEMVQGQKDDRQDSLGDAAFLSGVAKFPQRIKCATLAWNALKKTIENQENQ; from the coding sequence ATGGCACTTTCTAAACTAGATAGCCTTTATATGGCAGTGGTAGCAGACCATTCGAAAAATCCACATCACCAAGGGAAGTTGGAAGATGCTGAGCAAATCAGTCTCAACAATCCGACCTGTGGAGATGTCATCAACCTCTCAGTCAAGTTTGATGCAGAGGGCCGTTTGGAAGATATTGCTTTTCTAAACTCAGGTTGTACCATCTCGACTGCCTCTGCAAGCATGATGACAGATGCAGTTTTAGGAAAAACCAAACAAGAAATTTTAGAGCTTGCGACTATTTTTTCTGAAATGGTTCAAGGCCAAAAAGATGACAGACAAGATAGTCTTGGAGACGCAGCCTTCTTATCAGGTGTTGCCAAATTTCCTCAACGTATCAAGTGTGCAACCCTAGCTTGGAACGCCCTGAAGAAAACAATTGAAAATCAAGAAAATCAGTAA
- a CDS encoding DEAD/DEAH box helicase gives MKTKLPTEWQELSDQLDFQEFTPIQTQLFEPLLAGENLLGVSPTGTGKTLAYLLPSLLRLQKKKAQQLLILAPNTELAGQIFEVCKTWAEAIGLTAQLFLSGSSQKRQIERLKKGPEILIGTPGRIFELIKLKKIKMMNVETIILDEFDQLLDDSQIHFVEKITHYAPRDHQLVYMSATTKFDQKKIAPNTRTIDLSDQKLDNIQHFYMQVDQRHRVDMLRKLAHVEDFRGLVFFNSLSDLGSAEEKLQYRDILAVSLASDVNVKFRKVILEKFKDKQLTLLLATDLLARGIDIDSLECVVNFDVPRDSETYTHRAGRTGRMGKEGYVITLVTHPEEIKKLKKFASVREIVLKNQELYVK, from the coding sequence ATGAAAACCAAACTACCGACTGAATGGCAAGAACTGAGTGACCAACTCGATTTCCAAGAATTCACTCCCATTCAAACCCAACTATTTGAGCCCCTTCTTGCTGGAGAAAACCTCCTAGGAGTGAGCCCTACAGGAACTGGTAAGACCCTAGCTTACCTTCTACCAAGTCTTCTCAGACTACAAAAGAAAAAAGCCCAACAACTCTTGATTCTAGCACCAAATACTGAGCTTGCTGGACAGATTTTTGAAGTGTGTAAAACATGGGCTGAAGCTATCGGCTTAACTGCCCAACTCTTCTTATCAGGTTCGAGTCAGAAGCGCCAAATTGAACGTCTTAAAAAAGGACCAGAAATTCTGATTGGAACACCTGGCCGTATCTTTGAGTTGATTAAATTGAAAAAAATCAAGATGATGAATGTGGAAACCATCATCCTGGATGAATTCGACCAATTGCTAGATGATTCTCAGATACACTTTGTCGAGAAAATTACTCACTACGCACCTCGTGACCACCAACTTGTCTATATGAGTGCGACAACCAAGTTTGACCAAAAGAAGATTGCGCCTAACACACGTACCATTGATCTCTCTGACCAAAAATTGGACAACATCCAGCACTTCTACATGCAGGTAGATCAACGTCACCGAGTGGATATGCTACGAAAACTGGCTCATGTAGAGGATTTCCGAGGTCTTGTCTTCTTTAACAGCCTATCAGACCTTGGAAGTGCAGAAGAAAAACTACAGTATCGGGATATCTTGGCTGTTTCCCTCGCTAGTGATGTCAATGTCAAGTTCAGAAAAGTCATCTTAGAAAAGTTTAAAGACAAGCAACTAACCCTACTTCTCGCAACAGACCTTCTGGCTCGTGGAATTGATATCGATAGCCTCGAATGTGTCGTAAACTTTGATGTTCCTAGAGATAGCGAAACCTACACTCACCGTGCTGGCCGTACTGGTCGTATGGGCAAGGAAGGTTACGTTATCACTCTCGTCACTCATCCAGAAGAAATCAAAAAACTTAAGAAGTTTGCAAGTGTACGAGAAATTGTCCTAAAAAATCAAGAACTCTATGTAAAATAA
- a CDS encoding cysteine desulfurase — protein sequence MLDVEVIRKDFPILDQIVNDEPLVYLDNAATTQKPLAVLETINRYYENDNANVHRGVHTLAERATASYEAARETIRKFINARSTKEVLFTRGTTTSLNWVARFAEEALTEGDQVLISVMEHHSNIIPWQEACRKTGAELVYVYLNNGALDMDDFRTKLTDKVKFVSLAHASNVLGVVNPIKEITQLAHQVGAIMVVDGAQSTPHMKIDVRDLDVDFFAFSGHKMAGPTGIGVLYGKEKYLEQMSPVEFGGEMIDFVYEQSASWKELPWKFEAGTPNMAGAIGLAAAVDYLEKIGMDAIEAHEQELIAYVYPKLQAIEGLTIYGSQDLAHRSGVIAFNLGDLHPHDLATALDYEGVAVRAGHHCAQPLLQYLDVPATARASFYIYNTKADCDKLVDALQKTKEFFNGTF from the coding sequence ATGTTAGATGTAGAAGTGATTCGCAAGGATTTTCCAATTTTAGACCAGATTGTTAATGATGAACCATTAGTCTATTTGGACAATGCTGCGACGACACAAAAACCACTGGCAGTTCTGGAGACGATTAACCGCTACTATGAGAACGACAATGCCAATGTTCATCGTGGGGTCCATACCTTGGCTGAGCGAGCAACAGCTTCTTATGAGGCGGCTCGTGAAACCATTCGTAAGTTTATCAATGCAAGGTCTACAAAGGAAGTTCTCTTTACTAGAGGAACGACAACCAGTCTGAACTGGGTAGCGCGCTTTGCAGAGGAAGCCTTGACTGAGGGAGACCAGGTTTTGATTTCTGTCATGGAACACCATTCCAACATCATTCCTTGGCAGGAAGCCTGCCGTAAAACTGGGGCAGAACTTGTTTATGTCTATCTCAATAATGGAGCTCTGGATATGGATGATTTTCGAACTAAATTGACTGATAAAGTCAAGTTTGTCTCCCTTGCTCACGCCTCAAATGTTCTTGGTGTAGTCAATCCGATCAAAGAAATCACCCAATTAGCCCATCAAGTTGGAGCCATCATGGTGGTGGATGGTGCTCAATCTACGCCTCATATGAAGATTGATGTCCGGGACTTGGATGTGGACTTCTTTGCCTTTTCAGGTCACAAGATGGCTGGTCCAACTGGTATTGGTGTTCTTTATGGTAAAGAAAAGTATCTGGAACAAATGTCACCAGTAGAATTTGGTGGTGAGATGATTGATTTTGTCTATGAGCAATCTGCTAGTTGGAAGGAATTGCCTTGGAAATTTGAGGCTGGAACACCAAATATGGCAGGTGCTATCGGACTGGCAGCAGCAGTGGATTATCTTGAAAAGATTGGTATGGATGCGATTGAAGCCCATGAACAGGAACTGATTGCATACGTCTATCCAAAACTGCAGGCGATTGAAGGATTGACTATTTACGGTTCGCAGGACTTGGCTCATCGTTCAGGTGTTATTGCCTTTAACCTAGGTGACCTTCATCCTCACGACCTTGCGACTGCTCTGGATTATGAAGGAGTGGCAGTTCGTGCGGGTCACCATTGTGCGCAACCTTTGCTCCAGTATTTGGATGTCCCAGCAACAGCTCGCGCAAGTTTTTATATTTACAATACCAAGGCAGATTGCGACAAGCTAGTCGATGCCTTACAAAAGACAAAGGAGTTTTTCAATGGCACTTTCTAA
- the pbp3 gene encoding D-alanyl-D-alanine carboxypeptidase PBP3, with amino-acid sequence MKKIILTLLSLSVIGSASTVAAQDFNIAAKHAIAVEANTGKILYEKDATQPVEIASITKLITVYLVYEALENGSITLSTPVDISDYPYKLTTNSEASNVPMEARNYTVEQLLEATLVSSANSAAIALAEKIAGSEKDFVDMMRAKLLEWGIQDATVVNTTGLNNETLGDNIYPGSKKDDENKLSAYDVAIVARNLIKKYPQVLEITKKPSSTFAGMTITSTNYMLEGMPAYRGGFDGLKTGITDKAGESFVGTTVEKGMRVITVVLNADHQDNNPYARFTATSSLMDYISSTFTLRKIVQKGDAYQDSKAPVQDGKEDTVTAVAKDDITLIERVGSQASQSIQFTPDSKAIPAPLEAGTVVGHLTYEDSDLIGQGYITTERPSFEMVAEKKVEKAFFLKVWWNQFIRFINEKL; translated from the coding sequence ATGAAAAAAATAATTTTAACTCTCCTAAGCCTTTCCGTTATTGGCTCAGCATCTACTGTTGCTGCTCAAGATTTTAATATTGCTGCTAAACATGCAATTGCCGTTGAGGCGAATACTGGTAAAATTCTCTATGAGAAAGATGCAACCCAACCAGTTGAAATCGCTTCAATCACAAAATTGATTACGGTCTATCTTGTCTATGAAGCCTTGGAAAACGGCAGTATTACACTATCCACTCCGGTAGATATCTCTGATTATCCATACAAATTAACGACAAATTCTGAAGCGAGTAACGTTCCTATGGAGGCTCGTAATTATACCGTTGAACAGCTACTTGAAGCAACACTGGTATCTAGTGCCAACAGTGCAGCTATCGCCCTAGCTGAGAAAATTGCTGGCTCAGAAAAAGATTTCGTCGATATGATGCGGGCAAAACTCTTGGAATGGGGAATTCAGGATGCCACTGTTGTTAATACAACAGGTCTTAACAATGAGACTCTAGGGGATAACATTTACCCGGGCTCTAAAAAAGATGATGAAAATAAGCTCAGTGCTTATGATGTCGCTATCGTTGCTCGCAACCTCATCAAAAAATACCCACAAGTCTTAGAAATCACTAAAAAACCTTCATCTACTTTTGCTGGGATGACAATCACTTCTACCAACTACATGTTAGAAGGCATGCCTGCTTATCGCGGTGGTTTTGATGGCCTTAAGACAGGAATAACAGACAAAGCTGGAGAATCTTTTGTTGGTACTACTGTCGAAAAAGGGATGAGGGTTATCACAGTTGTTTTGAATGCAGATCATCAAGACAATAATCCTTACGCTCGCTTCACAGCTACATCTTCACTAATGGATTATATCTCTTCTACATTCACACTTCGTAAAATCGTTCAGAAAGGTGATGCTTATCAAGATAGCAAAGCCCCTGTACAAGATGGAAAAGAAGATACTGTCACTGCTGTTGCCAAAGATGATATCACTCTAATTGAACGTGTTGGGAGTCAAGCTTCCCAATCTATTCAATTCACACCTGATTCTAAGGCAATTCCAGCACCACTTGAAGCCGGAACAGTGGTTGGACATTTGACTTATGAAGACTCAGACTTGATTGGTCAAGGTTACATTACCACAGAGCGTCCTAGTTTTGAAATGGTAGCAGAAAAGAAAGTTGAAAAAGCCTTCTTCTTAAAAGTTTGGTGGAATCAGTTTATCCGCTTCATCAACGAAAAATTATAA
- the tuf gene encoding elongation factor Tu: MAKEKYDRSKPHVNIGTIGHVDHGKTTLTAAITTVLARRLPSAVNQPKDYASIDAAPEERERGITINTAHVEYETEKRHYAHIDAPGHADYVKNMITGAAQMDGAILVVASTDGPMPQTREHILLSRQVGVKHLIVFMNKVDLVDDEELLELVEMEIRDLLSEYDFPGDDLPVIQGSALKALEGDTKYEDIVMELMNTVDEYIPEPERDTDKPLLLPVEDVFSITGRGTVASGRIDRGIVKVNDEIEIVGIKEETQKAVVTGVEMFRKQLDEGLAGDNVGVLLRGVQRDEIERGQVIAKPGSINPHTKFKGEVYILTKEEGGRHTPFFNNYRPQFYFRTTDVTGSIELPAGTEMVMPGDNVTIDVELIHPIAVEQGTTFSIREGGRTVGSGMVTEIEA, from the coding sequence ATGGCAAAAGAAAAATACGATCGTAGTAAACCACACGTTAACATTGGTACTATCGGACACGTTGACCACGGTAAAACTACTTTGACAGCAGCTATCACAACTGTTTTGGCACGTCGCTTGCCTTCAGCTGTTAACCAACCTAAAGACTATGCGTCTATCGATGCTGCTCCAGAAGAACGCGAACGTGGTATCACAATCAACACTGCGCACGTTGAGTACGAAACTGAAAAACGTCACTACGCTCACATCGACGCTCCAGGACACGCGGACTACGTTAAAAACATGATCACTGGTGCCGCTCAAATGGACGGAGCTATCCTTGTAGTAGCTTCAACTGACGGACCAATGCCACAAACTCGTGAGCACATCCTTCTTTCACGTCAGGTTGGTGTTAAACACCTTATCGTCTTCATGAACAAAGTTGACTTGGTTGACGACGAAGAATTGCTTGAATTGGTTGAAATGGAAATCCGTGACCTATTGTCAGAATACGACTTCCCAGGTGATGATCTTCCAGTTATCCAAGGTTCAGCTCTTAAAGCCCTTGAAGGTGACACTAAATACGAAGACATCGTTATGGAATTGATGAACACAGTTGATGAGTACATCCCAGAACCAGAACGTGACACTGACAAACCATTGCTTCTTCCAGTCGAAGACGTATTCTCAATCACTGGACGTGGTACAGTTGCTTCAGGACGTATCGACCGTGGTATCGTTAAAGTCAACGACGAAATCGAAATCGTTGGTATCAAAGAAGAAACTCAAAAAGCAGTTGTTACTGGTGTTGAAATGTTCCGTAAACAACTTGACGAAGGTCTTGCCGGAGATAACGTAGGTGTACTTCTTCGTGGTGTTCAACGTGACGAAATCGAACGTGGACAAGTTATCGCTAAACCAGGTTCAATCAACCCACACACTAAATTCAAAGGTGAAGTTTACATCCTTACTAAAGAAGAAGGTGGACGTCACACTCCATTCTTCAACAACTACCGTCCACAATTCTACTTCCGTACTACTGACGTTACAGGTTCAATCGAACTTCCAGCAGGTACTGAAATGGTAATGCCTGGTGATAACGTGACAATCGACGTTGAGTTGATCCACCCAATCGCCGTAGAACAAGGTACTACATTCTCTATCCGTGAGGGTGGACGTACTGTTGGTTCAGGTATGGTTACAGAAATCGAAGCTTAA
- a CDS encoding AI-2E family transporter: MFRKNKLFFWTSEILLLTIIFYLWRQMGAIITPFVSVANTIMIPFLLGGFLYYLTNPIVNFLQKYFKINRIIGILLTLCAFVWGLVIGVVYLLPILINQLTSLIATSQTIYSRLQDLIVDLSTYPAFQNLDIQATIQQLNLSYVDILQNILNSVTNSVGSVLSALFSTVLIIIMTPVFLVYFLLDGNKFLPMLERTVLKRDKLHIAGLLKNLNTTIARYISGVAIDAIIIGCLAFIGYSVIGLKYALVFAIFSGLANLIPYVGPSIGLVPMIIANVFTDPHRMLIAVIYMLIIQQVDGNILYPRIVGGVMKVHPITILVLLLLSSNIYGVIGMIVAVPTYSILKEISKFLSRLYENHKIMKERERQLAK; the protein is encoded by the coding sequence ATGTTTCGTAAGAATAAATTATTTTTTTGGACCAGTGAGATTTTACTATTAACCATCATCTTCTATTTATGGAGACAGATGGGAGCGATTATTACACCTTTTGTAAGCGTTGCAAACACTATCATGATTCCCTTTCTTTTAGGTGGTTTTTTATATTATTTGACAAATCCTATTGTAAATTTTTTACAAAAGTATTTCAAAATTAATCGTATCATTGGTATTCTACTAACCTTGTGTGCTTTTGTCTGGGGGCTAGTTATTGGGGTAGTCTATCTCTTACCGATTTTGATTAATCAGTTGACCAGTTTGATAGCAACAAGTCAGACAATTTATAGCCGTTTGCAAGATTTGATTGTGGATTTATCTACTTATCCAGCCTTTCAAAATTTAGATATTCAAGCGACTATTCAACAGTTAAATCTATCCTATGTAGATATTTTACAAAATATCCTAAATAGCGTTACCAATAGTGTCGGAAGTGTTCTATCAGCTCTCTTTAGTACCGTTTTGATTATTATTATGACCCCTGTGTTTTTGGTTTATTTTTTGTTAGATGGTAACAAATTTTTGCCGATGCTTGAGCGCACTGTTTTAAAGAGAGATAAGTTGCATATTGCAGGTCTTTTAAAGAATTTGAATACTACAATTGCTCGATATATTAGTGGAGTTGCTATTGATGCGATTATTATTGGTTGTTTGGCCTTTATCGGATATAGCGTAATCGGTTTGAAATACGCTTTGGTCTTCGCTATCTTTTCAGGATTAGCCAATCTCATTCCTTATGTAGGCCCAAGTATTGGTCTAGTTCCGATGATTATCGCCAATGTCTTTACTGATCCCCATAGAATGCTGATTGCAGTTATTTATATGCTGATTATTCAACAAGTGGATGGAAATATTCTCTACCCTCGTATCGTAGGTGGTGTGATGAAAGTCCATCCAATTACGATTTTAGTATTACTTTTGTTATCAAGTAATATCTATGGTGTCATTGGTATGATTGTCGCAGTACCAACCTATTCTATCTTAAAAGAAATTTCTAAGTTTTTATCACGTTTGTATGAAAATCATAAAATAATGAAAGAAAGAGAAAGACAATTAGCTAAGTAA
- the sufB gene encoding Fe-S cluster assembly protein SufB — protein MAEERVEPKPIDLGEYKFGFHDDVEPVLSTGKGLNEDVIRELSAAKGEPEWMLEFRLKSYETFKKMPMQTWGADLSEIDFDDLIYYQKPSDKPARSWDEVPEKIKETFERIGIPEAERAYLAGASAQYESEVVYHNMKEEFQKLGIIFTDTDSALKEYPDLFKQYFAKLVPPTDNKLAALNSAVWSGGTFIYVPKGVKVDIPLQTYFRINNENTGQFERTLIIVDEGASVHYVEGCTAPTYSSNSLHAAIVEIFALDGAYMRYTTIQNWSDNVYNLVTKRAKAQKDATVEWIDGNLGAKTTMKYPSVYLDGEGARGTMLSIAFANAGQHQDTGAKMIHNAPHTSSSIVSKSIAKGGGKVDYRGQVTFNKNSKKSVSHIECDTIIMDDLSASDTIPFNEIHNSQVALEHEAKVSKISEEQLYYLMSRGLSESEATEMIVMGFVEPFTKELPMEYAVELNRLISYEMEGSVG, from the coding sequence ATGGCTGAAGAAAGAGTAGAACCAAAACCAATTGACCTTGGTGAATATAAATTTGGTTTCCATGATGATGTAGAGCCTGTCCTATCGACAGGAAAAGGATTGAATGAAGATGTCATTCGTGAACTATCAGCTGCTAAGGGAGAACCTGAGTGGATGCTAGAATTCCGTTTGAAGTCTTATGAAACCTTCAAGAAAATGCCCATGCAAACTTGGGGAGCAGACTTGTCAGAGATTGATTTTGATGACTTGATCTACTACCAAAAACCATCTGACAAACCAGCTCGTTCATGGGATGAAGTTCCTGAAAAAATCAAAGAAACCTTTGAACGTATCGGTATTCCAGAAGCTGAACGTGCTTATCTAGCAGGTGCCTCTGCCCAGTATGAGTCAGAAGTGGTTTACCATAACATGAAGGAAGAGTTCCAGAAATTGGGGATTATCTTTACAGATACGGATTCTGCCCTCAAGGAATACCCAGACTTGTTTAAGCAATACTTTGCCAAGTTGGTACCACCGACTGATAACAAGTTGGCAGCTCTTAACTCGGCAGTGTGGTCAGGTGGAACCTTTATCTACGTACCAAAAGGGGTCAAGGTAGATATTCCTCTTCAAACTTACTTCCGTATCAACAACGAAAATACTGGTCAGTTTGAACGTACCTTGATTATCGTTGATGAAGGAGCAAGTGTCCATTATGTAGAAGGATGTACAGCGCCAACTTATTCAAGTAACAGCTTGCATGCTGCCATTGTAGAAATCTTTGCCTTGGATGGAGCTTATATGCGTTATACGACTATCCAAAACTGGTCTGATAACGTCTATAACTTGGTAACGAAACGTGCTAAAGCTCAAAAGGATGCCACTGTTGAGTGGATTGATGGAAACTTGGGTGCAAAAACAACCATGAAATACCCATCTGTTTACCTTGATGGAGAAGGGGCGCGTGGTACCATGCTCTCTATCGCTTTTGCCAATGCAGGGCAACACCAAGATACGGGTGCTAAGATGATCCACAATGCTCCACATACCAGCTCGTCTATTGTGTCTAAATCCATCGCTAAAGGCGGAGGAAAGGTTGACTACCGTGGACAGGTAACCTTTAACAAAAACTCTAAGAAGTCTGTTTCTCACATCGAGTGTGATACCATTATCATGGATGACTTATCAGCATCAGATACTATTCCGTTTAATGAAATTCACAACTCACAAGTCGCTTTGGAACACGAAGCTAAGGTATCTAAGATTTCAGAAGAGCAACTCTATTACCTCATGAGCCGTGGATTGTCAGAATCTGAAGCAACTGAGATGATTGTTATGGGATTTGTAGAACCATTTACAAAAGAGCTTCCAATGGAATATGCTGTTGAGCTGAACCGCTTGATCAGCTATGAAATGGAAGGATCAGTTGGGTAA